A single region of the Prevotella sp. HUN102 genome encodes:
- a CDS encoding leucine-rich repeat domain-containing protein, whose protein sequence is MKKTLLAIVAMVMAVSVQATVTVTKGAEDVVTIAVTGSAGQIGTTSFDYSQEIDANEQFLIKNAKHLVITGEINSTDIKTLVSKNQTGNNWTIPTLDMGKATISSIKVEGAGQWNITEHSFVPNNYTHIDATSVVLPVAKDGILPAYFGSCFTKETLKSVTIPEGYTSVGDYAFSQKNVLTTIDLPTGLTKIGRNAFDYTAINAITLPNSLKSIEDEAFLQCSNLKTITFPEGFERLGNHVFQRTILLDVYFLGKKAPEVGKEAFDDGSYHGNGGMKDTNYGNTLEEKFGDTNNGYAERRNYTYGANTMAVLHLRSDMTNEERAKYIDITRNYEVKKRDDNKYAAFYDMYYGEMKIWPGQYSYEHTYNNAKDGKLWDGQTPYDAEKYMGLHKFAIAISDINAPNTDTEKWEFSKITPEQWWTICVPFPMTKAQVREVFGENTEVCKLSEVVRDYDKHQITLKFKDDVYKSAQNDDATVIQDHISYMIFPTKTLGANEKYTFKGYHREPGSPEPTIVRATIQGAQTETEKTTVYNYRFIGTYLTKVDSKVDGGVGRPIYMPKYTYFLGKSGDKHKFFFQTGTTGTWNPYTATIQVFRENVRVGLNGINDSFVLTAGVKSASYFGLEDENTTGIDQIAIEAGSKEPVLTNVYNLNGQMVRKGATDFNDLPAGVYIVNGKKIVVR, encoded by the coding sequence ATGAAAAAAACATTATTAGCAATCGTGGCTATGGTTATGGCCGTGAGTGTACAGGCTACTGTTACTGTTACAAAAGGAGCTGAAGATGTTGTTACCATTGCCGTAACAGGCTCTGCTGGGCAGATAGGAACTACATCATTTGACTATTCTCAAGAGATTGATGCTAATGAGCAGTTTCTCATTAAGAATGCAAAACACCTTGTAATTACTGGCGAAATCAACAGCACTGACATCAAGACATTGGTCAGCAAAAATCAAACAGGCAACAACTGGACTATTCCAACGTTGGATATGGGCAAGGCTACTATTTCTTCTATCAAGGTAGAGGGCGCTGGACAATGGAATATTACCGAACATAGTTTCGTGCCGAATAATTATACGCACATTGATGCAACATCAGTAGTGCTTCCTGTTGCAAAAGATGGGATTTTGCCAGCTTATTTTGGTAGTTGCTTTACCAAAGAAACGCTCAAAAGTGTAACAATACCAGAAGGCTACACTTCAGTGGGCGATTATGCTTTTTCACAGAAAAATGTTTTGACTACTATTGACCTGCCAACTGGCTTGACTAAAATTGGGCGTAATGCATTTGATTATACAGCTATCAATGCTATTACGTTGCCAAACTCATTGAAATCAATTGAGGATGAGGCGTTCTTGCAATGCTCTAACTTGAAAACGATAACCTTCCCCGAAGGCTTTGAGAGATTAGGCAACCACGTGTTTCAACGAACAATATTGTTAGATGTATATTTCCTCGGTAAGAAAGCACCTGAAGTAGGAAAAGAAGCATTTGACGATGGTTCCTATCACGGTAATGGTGGTATGAAAGATACTAACTACGGCAATACCCTTGAAGAAAAATTTGGTGATACAAATAATGGTTATGCGGAACGCAGAAACTATACTTATGGAGCTAACACTATGGCTGTGCTCCATCTCCGTTCAGATATGACAAACGAAGAGCGTGCAAAGTATATTGACATTACTCGCAATTATGAAGTAAAGAAAAGAGATGACAACAAATATGCCGCTTTTTATGATATGTACTACGGAGAAATGAAGATATGGCCAGGACAATATTCCTATGAGCATACATACAATAACGCAAAAGACGGCAAGCTTTGGGATGGACAAACTCCTTATGATGCTGAAAAATATATGGGACTCCATAAGTTTGCCATTGCTATTTCTGACATCAATGCACCCAACACCGACACTGAAAAATGGGAGTTCTCAAAGATTACTCCTGAGCAGTGGTGGACTATCTGTGTACCATTCCCAATGACAAAAGCTCAGGTTCGTGAGGTATTCGGTGAGAATACGGAAGTATGTAAGTTGAGCGAAGTTGTGAGAGACTACGACAAGCACCAGATTACCTTGAAGTTTAAGGACGATGTGTACAAGAGCGCACAAAATGATGACGCTACCGTAATACAGGACCACATCTCCTATATGATTTTCCCAACCAAGACTTTGGGCGCAAATGAGAAATACACCTTCAAAGGTTACCATAGAGAACCGGGAAGTCCAGAACCAACCATCGTCCGCGCAACGATACAAGGTGCTCAAACTGAAACTGAAAAGACAACAGTTTACAACTATCGCTTTATCGGCACTTACTTGACTAAGGTGGACAGCAAGGTAGACGGCGGTGTGGGCAGACCAATCTATATGCCAAAATACACCTATTTCTTAGGCAAGAGTGGCGACAAGCACAAGTTCTTCTTCCAGACAGGCACTACCGGAACTTGGAATCCATACACGGCTACAATCCAAGTGTTCAGGGAAAATGTGAGAGTAGGACTCAATGGTATCAACGACTCTTTCGTTCTTACGGCAGGTGTTAAGAGCGCATCTTACTTTGGTCTTGAAGACGAAAACACTACCGGCATAGACCAAATTGCGATTGAAGCCGGAAGTAAAGAACCTGTTTTGACAAATGTGTACAACCTGAACGGACAAATGGTTCGCAAAGGGGCAACTGACTTCAACGATTTGCCAGCAGGTGTCTACATCGTGAATGGAAAGAAAATCGTAGTACGTTAA
- a CDS encoding ATP-binding protein has translation MNNPFKFGTIVEGNYFTDRTEELERIKEVLNSENHLILISPRRFGKSSLVKKAITNTGRTYISLNLQMVVSVENLASLILKEIFKQHKWEKIKHLLSHFRIVPTVSTTPMGDSFDVSFQPATDTTVLLEDALQLIEKLSNSENRMIVVFDEFQELLTLEKGIDKKLRSIIQNQTNINYIFLGSQESMMTEIFERKKSPFYHFGVLMHLDRIPYNDFYKYIVERLENENAETIAHSILETTRCHPYYTQQLSALVWDMLTYKHYDKDVVEQAIKSLVRIHDLDFERIWLNFNKTDRAILIDLVKNGQPSSNRLLPTSTIYSGIKRLMQNGYVIKLEGYEVEDPFFSKWISDRQ, from the coding sequence ATGAATAATCCTTTTAAATTTGGTACGATTGTAGAAGGCAATTACTTTACCGACAGAACGGAAGAGTTGGAAAGAATAAAGGAAGTGCTGAATAGTGAAAACCACTTGATTCTTATCAGCCCACGCCGTTTTGGCAAATCAAGTCTGGTAAAGAAAGCCATAACAAACACCGGACGCACGTACATATCCCTGAATCTTCAGATGGTGGTGAGTGTGGAAAACCTTGCCTCATTGATTCTGAAAGAGATTTTCAAGCAGCACAAGTGGGAAAAGATAAAGCATCTTTTGTCGCATTTCAGAATAGTCCCCACAGTCTCAACAACGCCCATGGGCGACTCCTTCGACGTTTCTTTTCAGCCTGCAACAGACACAACCGTCCTCTTGGAAGACGCATTGCAACTGATAGAAAAACTCTCTAATTCCGAAAATAGGATGATTGTTGTATTCGATGAGTTTCAGGAATTGCTGACGCTCGAAAAGGGAATCGATAAAAAGCTGCGTTCCATCATACAGAATCAGACGAACATCAACTACATTTTTCTCGGAAGTCAGGAGTCTATGATGACCGAAATCTTCGAGCGCAAGAAATCTCCATTCTATCATTTTGGCGTGCTGATGCACTTGGACAGAATACCCTACAACGATTTTTACAAATACATTGTCGAACGCCTTGAAAACGAAAATGCCGAAACCATTGCCCACAGCATTCTTGAAACCACGCGTTGCCACCCCTATTACACCCAGCAGCTCTCTGCCTTGGTGTGGGATATGCTGACCTACAAGCATTATGACAAAGACGTTGTGGAGCAGGCCATCAAAAGTCTGGTGCGTATCCACGACCTTGATTTTGAACGCATTTGGCTCAATTTCAACAAGACGGACAGAGCGATATTGATCGACCTTGTAAAGAACGGTCAGCCTTCGTCCAACAGATTGCTGCCCACAAGCACAATATACAGCGGCATCAAGCGACTGATGCAGAACGGATACGTAATCAAGCTCGAGGGATATGAGGTGGAAGATCCATTCTTCTCAAAGTGGATAAGCGACAGGCAGTAA
- a CDS encoding DUF1349 domain-containing protein, with product MTTSEALTPAQAQDISKFQWFNQPASYEIIDNHLIMDVPAHCDYWRISHYGFTVDDAPFYYGIWGGEFETKVKISGKYKARFDQACLMIRIDKENYLKAGIEYVDGKYNISCVVTHHTSDWSVIALEKPVDFIWIKAVRRLDAIEVFYSFDDVNYTMMRNCWMVDNTPVQIGMAAACPDGEGFVAKFENFQVKHLPDLRRTEWLKMHSE from the coding sequence ATGACAACAAGCGAAGCACTTACACCTGCACAGGCACAGGATATTAGTAAATTTCAGTGGTTCAATCAGCCTGCATCTTATGAAATCATCGACAATCATTTGATAATGGATGTGCCTGCACATTGCGATTATTGGCGCATTTCCCATTACGGATTCACGGTTGATGATGCTCCTTTCTATTACGGAATCTGGGGTGGCGAGTTTGAAACCAAAGTTAAGATTTCAGGAAAATACAAAGCACGTTTCGATCAGGCCTGTCTGATGATTCGGATAGATAAGGAGAACTATCTGAAAGCCGGTATAGAATATGTGGACGGGAAATACAATATAAGCTGTGTGGTAACTCATCATACAAGCGACTGGAGCGTAATTGCACTCGAGAAGCCCGTAGACTTTATTTGGATAAAGGCTGTCCGTCGTCTTGACGCCATTGAGGTGTTCTACTCTTTCGATGATGTGAACTATACGATGATGCGTAATTGCTGGATGGTGGACAATACGCCTGTGCAAATTGGTATGGCGGCAGCCTGTCCCGATGGAGAAGGTTTTGTTGCTAAATTTGAAAACTTTCAAGTGAAACACCTTCCTGACCTGCGAAGAACAGAATGGCTGAAGATGCATTCAGAGTGA
- a CDS encoding glycoside hydrolase family 13 protein, with translation MIMNAQSIKRIDPTDWYAGMKDSSLQLMVYGDGIKTAEVSIDYPGVKIDSLVRLDSPNYLLVYLNLDGVQPGEMKINFRNKGKKFSSVYRLKQREMAGDARKGFDNTDVLYMLMPDRFANGNPRNDAFKTMEDKDCNRNEPSLRHGGDIAGIRQHLDYFSELGVTALWFTPVLENNGPNDGKHSTYHGYATTDYYKVDPRFGTNDEYRELTDACHAKGMKVVMDMIFNHCGDYHPWSKDVPSKDWFNNPDYGLQTSYKLTPVMDPYASKVDMAETVDGWFVKSMPDLNQRNPHVMKYLIQNSVWWIESAGIDGIRMDTYPYADREAMAQWMKVLDREYPNFNTVGETWVTEPAYTAAWQKDSKLSKTNSYLKTVMDFAFYDRITMAKNEETDEWWKGMNRVYNSLCYDYLYESPKNVMAFIENHDTDRFLGNGKDSTALKQALALLLTMNRTPQLYYGTEILMNGTKEITDGNVRKDFPGGFPGDATNKFTRSGRTAAENAMFDWTSKLLHWRQGNKVITEGTQTQFIPWKGIYVLARQHNGKNVMTIINGRKSDNKVDVKRYAEIIGAHTTAVDVTSGKTIDLTKNIPMTQRQTMVLEF, from the coding sequence ATGATAATGAATGCTCAATCCATCAAGCGCATCGACCCTACCGACTGGTACGCCGGAATGAAGGATTCCTCGCTCCAACTGATGGTTTACGGCGACGGAATCAAGACGGCAGAGGTCAGCATCGACTATCCCGGCGTGAAGATAGATTCCCTCGTCCGTCTCGATTCTCCGAACTATCTGCTCGTCTATCTCAATCTGGACGGTGTGCAGCCCGGCGAAATGAAGATAAACTTCAGGAACAAGGGCAAGAAGTTCTCTTCCGTCTACCGGCTCAAGCAGCGCGAAATGGCGGGCGATGCCCGAAAGGGATTCGACAATACCGACGTGCTCTATATGCTGATGCCCGACCGTTTCGCCAACGGAAATCCCCGGAACGATGCCTTCAAGACGATGGAGGACAAGGACTGCAACCGAAACGAACCGAGCCTGCGGCACGGCGGCGACATTGCCGGCATCCGTCAGCACCTCGACTACTTCAGCGAACTCGGCGTAACTGCCCTCTGGTTCACTCCCGTGCTGGAGAACAACGGTCCCAACGACGGCAAGCACAGCACCTATCACGGCTATGCCACCACCGATTACTATAAGGTAGACCCTCGTTTCGGTACGAACGACGAGTACAGGGAACTGACCGATGCCTGCCACGCAAAGGGAATGAAGGTGGTGATGGATATGATTTTCAATCACTGCGGCGACTATCATCCGTGGAGCAAGGACGTTCCCTCGAAGGATTGGTTCAACAATCCCGACTACGGACTCCAGACTTCCTACAAGCTCACGCCCGTAATGGATCCGTATGCAAGCAAGGTGGATATGGCGGAAACCGTAGACGGATGGTTCGTAAAGTCAATGCCCGACCTCAACCAGCGCAACCCTCACGTGATGAAATATCTCATTCAGAATTCCGTCTGGTGGATAGAGTCTGCCGGCATCGACGGCATCCGTATGGACACCTATCCCTACGCCGACCGTGAGGCGATGGCTCAATGGATGAAGGTGCTCGACCGTGAATATCCCAACTTCAATACCGTGGGCGAAACGTGGGTTACCGAACCTGCCTACACGGCTGCGTGGCAGAAGGACAGCAAGCTCTCCAAGACCAACAGCTATCTGAAAACCGTTATGGATTTCGCTTTCTACGACCGTATCACAATGGCGAAGAACGAAGAAACCGACGAATGGTGGAAGGGAATGAACCGTGTCTACAATTCGCTCTGCTACGACTATCTCTACGAAAGCCCCAAAAACGTAATGGCATTCATCGAGAACCACGACACCGACCGTTTTCTCGGAAATGGCAAGGACTCTACTGCCCTGAAGCAGGCACTTGCGCTCTTGCTCACGATGAACCGCACGCCACAGCTCTATTACGGTACGGAGATATTGATGAACGGCACAAAGGAAATAACCGACGGCAACGTGCGCAAGGACTTTCCCGGCGGCTTCCCCGGCGATGCCACTAACAAGTTTACACGTTCAGGACGCACGGCTGCCGAAAACGCAATGTTCGACTGGACCTCAAAGCTGCTTCATTGGCGACAGGGCAACAAGGTAATAACCGAGGGAACGCAGACGCAATTCATTCCGTGGAAAGGCATTTACGTGCTTGCCCGTCAGCACAACGGCAAGAATGTTATGACCATCATCAACGGCCGTAAGTCCGATAACAAGGTAGACGTGAAGCGTTATGCCGAAATCATCGGAGCGCACACCACGGCAGTAGATGTTACATCAGGCAAGACAATAGACCTGACAAAGAATATTCCGATGACGCAGCGACAGACAATGGTGTTAGAGTTTTAG
- the pulA gene encoding type I pullulanase: protein MKKKHYIAAAILALLLSQNIAAQKTFNEVSYSPKATTFKLNAPSKPTLRLYDAGRGGKAYKKIKMQQSGENVWTTTVSGDLQGKFYTFDIGKGETPGVFAKAVGMNGGRGAVIDMKSTNPTGWESDQRLTTKSPADLVIYEMHHRDFSIDASSGLVHKGKFLALTEKKAIDHLTSLGINAVHILPSYDYASVDESKPDVPQYNWGYDPLNYNVPEGSYSYDAGVPARRINEFKQMVQALHKAGIRVILDVVYNHTFNVEGGNFHRTFPKAYYRYKTDGTVSDGSACGNETASDKPLMRQFMLESMKYWVEEYHIDGFRVDLMGIHDIETMNLIRKELSAIDPNIFIYGEGWSAGTCAYPVEKLAMKANMKQIPGVAAFSDDIRDALRGPFSDDKQTAFLGGLPGHEESIKAGIAGMIAHPQVDYSKVNYSKEPYALEPTQMISYVSCHDDMCLVDRLKASVPEAAYDMDELIRLDLLAQTAVFTSQGVPFMLSGEEMLRDKKGVHNSFNSPDEINRLDWNNLQTYPQVFDYYKGLIHLRKNHPAFRLGSAELVRKHLEFLPTQDCIVGFRLKNNAGGDKWKNIYVILNGSRDFKTVNLPMGKYTIVGSNGVINEAGLGEMEGGEVMVDGQSALILHD from the coding sequence ATGAAGAAGAAACATTACATAGCAGCTGCCATTTTGGCACTTCTCCTATCACAGAATATCGCTGCGCAGAAGACATTCAACGAGGTAAGCTACTCTCCAAAAGCTACCACTTTCAAGCTCAACGCACCTTCCAAACCCACGCTCCGTCTCTACGATGCCGGCAGAGGAGGCAAGGCTTACAAGAAAATAAAGATGCAGCAGTCGGGCGAGAACGTATGGACGACCACCGTCAGCGGCGATCTGCAGGGAAAGTTCTACACCTTCGACATCGGCAAGGGCGAAACTCCCGGCGTTTTTGCCAAGGCCGTAGGAATGAACGGAGGGCGCGGAGCCGTGATTGATATGAAGTCCACGAATCCCACAGGATGGGAATCTGACCAGAGACTGACCACGAAAAGCCCGGCAGACCTCGTAATCTACGAGATGCACCACCGCGATTTCTCCATCGACGCCTCATCGGGACTCGTCCACAAAGGCAAGTTCCTCGCCCTGACGGAGAAGAAAGCCATCGACCATCTCACCTCTCTGGGCATCAATGCCGTCCATATTCTGCCCTCTTACGACTATGCCTCGGTGGATGAGTCAAAGCCCGACGTGCCGCAGTACAACTGGGGATACGACCCGTTGAACTACAATGTGCCCGAAGGCAGCTACTCCTACGATGCCGGAGTGCCGGCGCGCCGCATCAATGAGTTCAAGCAGATGGTGCAGGCACTGCACAAAGCCGGTATCCGAGTGATTCTCGACGTGGTCTACAACCATACGTTCAATGTCGAAGGCGGCAATTTCCACCGTACTTTCCCCAAGGCATACTACCGTTACAAGACCGACGGAACGGTGAGCGACGGCTCGGCGTGCGGCAACGAGACTGCATCCGACAAGCCGCTGATGCGCCAGTTTATGCTCGAGAGTATGAAGTATTGGGTGGAGGAATACCATATCGATGGTTTCCGTGTAGACCTTATGGGCATCCACGACATCGAGACGATGAACCTCATCCGTAAGGAACTCTCCGCCATCGACCCCAACATATTCATCTACGGCGAGGGATGGAGTGCCGGCACGTGCGCCTATCCGGTGGAAAAGCTCGCAATGAAGGCGAATATGAAGCAGATTCCCGGCGTGGCGGCATTCTCGGATGACATTCGCGACGCCCTCCGCGGCCCGTTCTCCGACGACAAACAGACTGCTTTCCTCGGCGGACTTCCCGGACACGAGGAGAGCATCAAGGCCGGAATTGCCGGTATGATAGCCCATCCACAGGTAGATTATTCCAAAGTGAACTACTCCAAAGAGCCTTACGCACTGGAGCCTACACAGATGATTTCCTACGTGAGCTGCCACGACGATATGTGTCTGGTGGACCGCCTGAAGGCATCCGTGCCCGAAGCAGCCTACGATATGGACGAACTTATCCGACTCGACCTGCTCGCCCAGACTGCCGTCTTCACTTCGCAGGGTGTGCCCTTTATGCTTTCGGGCGAGGAAATGCTGAGGGATAAGAAGGGAGTTCACAACTCTTTCAACTCGCCCGACGAAATCAACCGACTCGACTGGAACAACTTGCAGACCTATCCACAGGTGTTCGACTACTACAAGGGGCTTATCCACCTGCGCAAGAACCATCCGGCATTCCGTCTCGGCAGCGCAGAACTCGTCCGAAAGCATCTCGAATTTCTCCCAACTCAGGACTGCATCGTCGGCTTCCGCCTGAAGAACAACGCTGGCGGCGACAAGTGGAAGAACATCTATGTCATCCTGAACGGCAGCCGCGATTTCAAGACCGTGAATCTCCCAATGGGCAAATACACCATCGTAGGCAGCAACGGCGTTATCAACGAAGCCGGGCTCGGCGAGATGGAAGGCGGCGAAGTTATGGTGGACGGCCAGTCTGCGCTGATTCTCCACGATTAG
- a CDS encoding DUF3408 domain-containing protein, protein MTENLNGKVDPVAIRELVSQGIPMKRKESEMKRSQPEEQCVESERPNDEPISKDFSRVPRRERRKSDKGDYESLFICRNTLKNRKTIYIAKELQDILAEIVMSMRNRDMTIGIYVENIILHHLETYKDEINRLVEMKFRKLL, encoded by the coding sequence ATGACAGAGAATCTAAACGGCAAGGTAGATCCCGTTGCCATCCGAGAACTTGTTTCACAGGGTATTCCCATGAAAAGAAAAGAGAGTGAGATGAAACGCTCTCAACCGGAAGAGCAGTGTGTTGAATCGGAACGTCCCAATGACGAACCAATATCAAAGGATTTTTCAAGAGTCCCAAGAAGAGAAAGGCGAAAGTCTGACAAGGGCGATTATGAGTCGCTTTTCATTTGTCGCAACACCTTGAAAAATCGCAAGACCATCTATATTGCCAAAGAGTTGCAAGACATATTGGCGGAGATAGTCATGTCGATGAGAAACAGAGATATGACCATCGGCATCTATGTGGAGAACATCATCCTTCATCATCTTGAAACCTACAAAGATGAAATCAACAGATTGGTGGAGATGAAGTTCAGGAAGCTGTTGTGA
- the mobA gene encoding conjugal transfer protein MobA, with protein sequence MTKRHVGRPLKRERSSHCCMVRFTDTEFARFLTLYEQSGVPNRAVFIKARVFDETFRVIKVDRSLLDYYQKLTNLYGQFRSVGVNYNQAVVALKSNFTEKKAYAMLAQLEKLTLELAAIGGEIVQLTREFQEKWSQR encoded by the coding sequence ATGACAAAGAGACATGTGGGGAGACCCCTTAAAAGAGAGAGATCAAGCCATTGCTGTATGGTTCGGTTTACGGACACGGAGTTTGCGCGTTTCCTGACGCTTTATGAACAGTCAGGCGTACCGAACAGAGCGGTTTTCATCAAGGCAAGGGTCTTTGATGAGACTTTCCGAGTGATAAAAGTAGATCGCTCGCTGCTTGATTACTATCAAAAACTGACAAATTTGTACGGGCAATTTCGCAGCGTGGGAGTGAATTATAACCAAGCTGTGGTCGCCTTAAAGAGCAATTTCACCGAGAAAAAAGCCTACGCTATGCTTGCCCAACTGGAGAAACTGACTCTTGAATTGGCAGCTATCGGAGGTGAAATCGTACAACTTACCCGTGAATTTCAGGAGAAATGGTCGCAAAGATAA
- the mobB gene encoding conjugal transfer protein MobB, with the protein MVAKINYGSSLYGALAYNGEKVNEGVAKILETNKVFSPADGIHNISACMQDFMAYMPSHVLTKKPVIHISLNPHPDDTLTDEQFSAIAREYIEKMGYANQPFIVYKHEDIDRHHLHIVTLAVDERGKKINDRNNFYTSTRILKELEQKYGLIPAQMQKVKEVFRLKKVCYGDGENLKKQLASVIKPAAKFYHCPSFKEYRALLSTYNICVEEVKGEMYGKPYNGLVYFATDDKGKKVGNPFKASLFGKAVGYEALQNRFKASKEKLKEKHLAPKTKAVVAGALKRSATKEDFRENLHRKGVDVLFRENEQGRLYGITFIDHNNGCVVNGSRLGKELSANTVAEWFDRPHPELSAPIQQSEKGCIPQTLTSDGDSVLGGLLDLPLETHGTDWEEELFRRRMQRKKRKQRKL; encoded by the coding sequence ATGGTCGCAAAGATAAACTATGGCAGTTCCCTTTACGGTGCTTTGGCGTACAATGGAGAGAAGGTGAACGAGGGCGTTGCCAAGATTCTGGAGACCAACAAAGTGTTCTCTCCGGCTGATGGAATACACAATATATCTGCCTGTATGCAGGACTTTATGGCATATATGCCGAGTCATGTCCTCACAAAAAAACCGGTTATACACATCTCCTTGAATCCGCATCCCGATGACACCCTTACCGATGAGCAGTTCTCTGCCATCGCACGAGAGTATATCGAAAAGATGGGCTACGCTAATCAACCCTTTATCGTTTATAAGCACGAGGACATAGACAGGCATCACCTGCATATTGTCACCTTAGCCGTCGATGAACGGGGAAAGAAGATTAACGATCGCAATAATTTCTATACCAGCACCCGTATTCTCAAAGAACTGGAACAGAAGTACGGTTTGATTCCTGCCCAAATGCAGAAAGTAAAAGAAGTGTTTCGCCTGAAAAAAGTCTGCTACGGCGACGGAGAGAATCTTAAAAAGCAACTGGCTTCAGTCATCAAACCCGCAGCGAAATTCTACCACTGTCCGAGTTTTAAGGAATACCGTGCTTTGCTCTCCACCTATAATATATGTGTGGAAGAGGTCAAGGGGGAAATGTATGGAAAGCCCTATAACGGATTGGTCTATTTTGCTACCGATGATAAAGGTAAGAAGGTGGGTAATCCTTTCAAGGCTTCCCTTTTCGGGAAGGCTGTCGGATATGAAGCCCTGCAAAATAGGTTCAAGGCTTCAAAGGAGAAACTGAAAGAAAAGCATCTTGCCCCCAAGACCAAAGCGGTCGTAGCCGGAGCATTGAAACGTTCTGCTACGAAAGAGGATTTCAGGGAAAATCTCCATCGCAAGGGTGTTGACGTACTCTTCCGTGAAAACGAACAGGGACGGCTCTATGGCATCACCTTCATAGACCACAACAACGGCTGTGTCGTCAATGGATCGCGATTGGGCAAGGAACTTTCGGCAAACACTGTTGCCGAGTGGTTCGACCGCCCGCATCCCGAACTGTCTGCTCCAATACAGCAGAGTGAGAAAGGCTGTATTCCCCAAACTCTGACTTCGGACGGAGATTCCGTCTTGGGCGGTTTGCTCGATTTGCCCTTGGAAACCCATGGTACAGATTGGGAGGAAGAGCTGTTCCGCAGACGGATGCAGCGTAAGAAAAGAAAACAACGTAAACTCTAA